ATGGAGTTTGTCTTGTTCGGGTTAGTGGAATACAGCTATCTCAGCAAACACCCATTGGAAAATGGAATGAGAATAGACGATTTATTAGGAAGTATGATTTCGGGTTTTACTGATCCGGGGGAAGATATTGATGACCAGCCGTAACGGAATGATTGGTAAACCGTCCTAACAGAAATAAAGCATATGTCTGAAATAATTAAGACCACTGAAATAGGCAGAAAATACGTGATGGGTGCGGAAACGATTCATGCGCTCAAGACGATAAGTATTTCAATCAAAAAAGGCGAATATGTCGCGTTTATGGGACCATCGGGTTCTGGTAAGTCTACTTTGATGAATATCATTGGGTGCCTGGATACGCCAAGTGCTGGTACATACATCTTAAACAATCATGACGTCTCTGACCTGGATGAAAACGAATTGGCTGAGATAAGAAACAAAGAGATTGGCTTTGTATTTCAAACATTCAATTTGTTACCGAGATCAACTGCCTTAGAAAATGTGGCACTGCCATTGGTCTATGCCGGCATGGGTAAATCCGATCGGGAGGAGCGCGCGCTTGAGGTACTAGAAGGTGTAGGGTTAGCAGATCGTGCTTTGCATAGACCAAATGAGCTCTCCGGTGGTCAAAGGCAGCGAGTAGCCATCGCCAGAGCATTGGTAAACAACCCGAGTATCATTCTGGCAGATGAGCCTACCGGGAATTTGGATACCAAAACTTCCTATGATATCATGGAATTGTTTGAACAGCTTCACTCGCAAGGCAATACCATCATTATGGTAACCCACGAAGAGGATATCGCACAGTATGCCCATCGTATTATTCGTTTGAGAGATGGGGTGATCGAAAGCGACGAGAGGAATATAGATATTAGAAAAGTAGCTCCAGTCGAGGAAGTAGAATAGTTTATTAACTCGACTAAAGCTTATCTCAGTAGCTTACCTGGCTACTACAAAATCTGCTAACCTGTTGAATACAGATCCCCAGCCATTGTAGAAGCCCATTTCCTCTTGCTGTTTGCAATATTCTTCTGTGGCATGTACACATTTGAAGGTGAATTTGGTTTGTTCGCCATCGGCTTCAAAGTAGGCTTGTATTTCCACTCCTTCAGTCATGGGTTTGAAGTCTGCGGTTGAGCAGATCTTCTCCATTTCAACGATTGCAGTATAGATTCCTTCAGCGATAAATACATTGCCATCAGGCATGGTCATGGCGTATTCCCATTCGCCTCCCACTCGAAAGTCGTGTTTGTTCACTTTGGTTTCCATACCTTCTGGGCCCCACCACTGAGCGATATGCTCTGGTTTGGTCCAGGCTTCCCAGACCAAAGAGATCGGGGCGTTAAATGTACGTTCAAGGGTTAGTGTGCGGTTGGCAGCATCGTTTGATTCACTCATGGTTTAGATTTTTCTGTTTGAAGTTTATTTAAGTACTTTTCAAAAGAGTCAAGTTTATTCTCCCACAATTCGCGGTACTGTTCCATCCATACAAAAGCAGGAATTAACGTTTTCGGTTGGATGATACAGTATCGCTCTCGTCCTTTTTGTTTGATATCAATAACATCGCATTCCTTTAGAATTTTCAAATGTTTGGAAATCGCTGGTCTGCTCACATCGAATTGTTCAGCCACTGCATTTACAGTTAGAGCGTTCTCTGCAAGTAGCTCTATGATGTCTCTTCTTACCGGATCGGCTATGGCCTGAAATATGTCTCGTCGCATTCTAAAAGTAACCGTTTGGTTACAAATATAAATGTAACTAATTGGTTACGCAAATAATTTTCTCCAAATCACAAAATTGCTATATCATAGCAAAATGAATCGTTCGATTACGCTCTTGCTGCTTATTTTGACCATGCTCTTTTGGGCAGTCAATTTTCACGTGACTAAGATTGCTTTAGCTCACTACTCTCCAATGGCAGTGGCCTTCTGGCGATTCTTGTTTGGGGTAATTATCCTGATAGGGGTGATGGCCATACAATACGGCAAGGGTTTGATGAAAGTCAGAATATCTCTTCGATCTTTTGGCTTGATCTGTCTAGTGTCTTTTTTCGGAATCTTCCTGACCATTTACTTCTTTAATAAAGGGCTGCAAACGGCCAGTGCGGTGAGTGGGTCATTGATTTTGGCAACCAGTCCGATCATGACGGCCATTCTGGCTTATTTTTTCCTTAATCGAAAATTCTCATCCATTCAATTAGGCGCTATGGCCATTAGCATCATAGGTGTGGTCATTCTTTTGGTGAAAGGAGACTTTTCTAAGCTTTTGGAAATGGAACTGGAAACCGGGGATCTATATATACTAGGTATGGCGCTGGTGTTTTCACTTTCTCAAATTATTGTGGACAAATATCTGTCAGGTGTCAATTCGATCTTGATGACTACCATTAGCGTTATTATCGGGTTGTTAATGTTTACAGCAGTATCCACACCAGAACTCATGACTACTCCATTACCGATGGAATGGTCTTTTTGGATAAGTGTCAGTTTTATGGGGATACTCGGCACAGGCGTAGGATACGTAGCTTTTTATTATGCCGTGGTCAAATTAGGAGCTACTACCACAGCTCTTTATGGCAATTTGATTCCTTTCTTTACGGTGATGCTGGCTATTCCTTTTGGTGAAGAAGTTTTCACCTCGCAGCTGATCGGAGGATTAGTGATTATCAGTGGCCTGTTGTTATTTGGGCAAAGTAAAAAAGGATGATATCTCAATAAATACTTCAGTTGCCAGTTTGTACGCTTGTACGCTCTTTTCTCGAAGAACTGTTTGACTTAGGGTGGCTAGCTATTTATATAAAAGTTAGTGGTATTTGATGCATTAATATTTTCATAGCTAAACTTTTACGCCATTAATTTCAGATAGTTGATTTTAACTTCAATAGCGTTTATTTAGTGTTATAGCTTTGTATTCATGAGTGACGGTTTATTGTCCAAGAGGTCTCGTGACAATAATCCCAGGGCTTGATGGGGTTTGACCAACAACTTGTTTTGATAATCCAATTCTTAGCCTTTGATTATCAGTTAGCGGTTGTTTATCATTATTTCTATGGGCAATGCTAATATTGGTGTGTGGTATTATTCCTGTATATGTCCAAACATTCGGATTATTTGGCTGAGGCTGTTGAAATAATGCCGGATTTAACCCATTACTTTGTATTCTTAATAATCTATCTGCAGTACCTGAAACCGCATTGGTACTGTTACTTGATAACCAAACAACACCTCCAGACCCCTGTAATCCATCAGTTTTAATTCTTTCAAGACCCTCATGATGTAAAGCATGAAATAAAAATCGTGGAACAACAGTTTGTTGTGGAGCTACTTTAGGAGCTAGTTGAATGATATGTTTTGGTTTACCATTCGCCAATTCCTGAAGCTTTCTTTGTGCAATAACTTCAGGCCGATTATCTTCAATCTGAAAAGTAGGCTTATTACTGTTCTGTTTTTTTTGAGAAATCTCAGTCGCAACCGATTGACTTTTGTTTTCTTGTGTTTTGTCAATGAAACTGTTCATGATTTATTCTTTTCAGTTTTTGGTGAATTGCTATAATGGCTTGAATTAACGTTCGCCTTAATGGCATTCAATGTATCAATGGTTGTCAAAGGCTATAACAATATCAGATGTGCTTTGAATCCACATTGAGTATTTATAGCAGGTCCAGTTGCTTTGTTAAAATTGATTCAATCTGAGAAACCCAACCTCTTGCCAAAATATGGTCTGGATTCAATTTCAAACACAATTCAAATTTTGGAATTGCCTCATCAAACTTGTTTAAAAAGTATTTACATAGCCCCATGTTATAGAAGGTAATGTCGATTTCTCCAAAGTGATTGATTGATTTTTGATAATAACTTAGTGCTTGCTCGTATTCTTTTATTTCCTGAAGGTAAAGAGCAATATCTGTAAACGTATCTATTGCCTTTGGAAGTTGATAGAAGTTTGCTTCAATTTCCGGTAACTTTTCTTTTAGGTTTTCAATATCACATTTTGGTGCACCTTCCATACGAATTTGCTGAATAATTGTATCTCTGCAACTGTTAAAAACCCAAGTGTCCCATTTCGTAGCTTCCAAAATAGGTATGATAGCGTTCAAGCTTGTTAACCCTCTTGAAAAATCGTTATTCAGAAAGACACTATTTATGGTTGCATGCCCAAAAGAATTGAGATTTGTTTCTAGAGCTAATGATGTTTCTGGCAACTTATTAAAATGGGTATTACTGACAAATGAACATGTAGTAAGTGATTGTTCGGTAAACTGAGAAAAACCATCGCCACCGATACATTTAAAGAACCTATCAATGGCATTGAAATTCACGGAAAGAGAAAAGCAATTATCATGAAAAACAAGTTGAGGTTCTTCAGACTGGAAAACATCAAGATGCTTAGAAAAACCTTTGTCGGAGCTCAAAAGGAAGATATTGTTATTTGATATATTTAAAAACGTTTGAATGCACATTAAACTGCCAACAGGAAAAAGAAGGTATTGATTGTCAATTTCATCGGTATACTGATACAAGACATCATTCAAGACATTATTCTTATAATAAGGCAATTCCACCTTTTCAAAATCATATGTAAGATGCAATTGATCCAACTTGCTAATTTTTTCATCTATAAAATTATCGCTGCTATTAGTGATTTTACATAAACCTTGAAAAAGTTGGGAATCCTTTACTTTAAAGACATCTTGCCGTAGGGAGTCAAAACAATAATTGGAAATTAATACCAAGGGGTTAACAGGCTTCAAGTGGCTGTTCACATCGATTGTAATTTTTGATTCAGTCAATACTAGCCCTTCAGATATTTCAGCATCAAAAAAGGAGAAATCAAGGTATCCAGCGTCCAAAAAGAGTTTAAAAGCCTTCTGTTTTTGCCAAAACTGAATATTTTCCTCAATAATATCAGTCATCACATATACTGGCTTTATTGGTATCGAGAGCTTTTCTTTTAATTCAATAAATTTATTTAGGAAGTGAAAACTAAAAGTTCCTGAACCTGCACCAAGTTCAACTATATAAAGGGGGTTATTACTATTGATATTCCCATTGTTCAACCCATCTATTATGTACCTTGCTATAATATTTGCATAAGAATTGGCAATATATGGGTTACTGGTTACATAAAATGGAACTTTATCAACCCAGGCATTAATGTTTTGTTCCTGGTAATAATTTCTTTGGTAATCCCACAAATGCGTTTGCGAGAGGGGTACACCTTCATTGATGAGTGTGTCTTCGGTTTTGTATTGTAAATTGTTCATCTTGACGTTTACTATTTTAATAATTCACCCTATCCAGTTATTTCTTTTCCAGCAATGGCGGGAATAGGGTAATGAGTAATTAACTGCCAGCCTGTAGCGGGGGGGAGAGCCGTAACATCCATTATTCCAGGTCTTCTAACAGTTAATGTTGCCTGAGGTTGGGCAGCAGCTTGTGCAGGAAGTTCACCTCCTCTGGTATGCCACAGAGGATCAAGTGGTTTTCCTGCTGCTTTTGCTGCAGCCTTAGCAGCCGCGAGAGCTGCTTTTGCATTTGCAGTTAATTCAAAGGCTCTTCCAAATGGAGCTTTTTGAGGATTCTTAATTGCATATCCTCTCTGCGTTGATTTTACCAAATTATTTACGGCAGTTGGTATTCCTAAAGGAGCGGCATTCATTGCTGCAAAGTTCAACTCATTGTAAAGTTTGATAGGAATTCTAGTTCCTCCTCCAGCAGCAGTAGCCAAATGATTATTATTCGTTTTTTCAGCTTTCAAATTTTTATATGTTGTGTTAACTACCTTTTTTGCTGCATTAAAACCAGGTGTTCCTCCAGTAGGAATTAGAGCATTCCAGCTAGCTGTATGAGCTGCAATCAAAGGTGTAAAGGCAGCATCAGTTGCTAATCGGGCATTATTTAATTCCGTTGTAGCATCAGTCATTGAATCGTTCATTTGCACGTCATTATCGAATCGTGAGCTGGTATCAGATGTTGCATTGTCATCTGCTCGATCTTGTTGTCGAATTAAACGGTCAATTAACGCTAGATCTGATAAGTCAGCTCCATGCCTAACTTGTGGATGACCTCCTGTTTGAGCATCGCGTGATTGTGCAATTTGAGCACGTTCTTCGGCAATCATGCGCTCTAATGTGCCCAAGTGGGCCATTACCTTCATTACTACACTTCCGGGTTCAATTTGGTTAACAGGGTGGTTTCTTCGAAAGTTATTTATTTCACCTTCTACGATATTTAGTTTTACTGTTCTTTCATCTAGGTTAGCATCTGTTCGAATACTGGCGTAGGCCTCTAAACTTTCTTTTAACTGTTTGGCAGGGTTTTTAATATACCCACTTGGTGCGCTCCATTCTTTATTTACCCTCAATGAACTTGGAGTTCTTTGGACAACTGAATTTGAATTATTCAATGTATTTGAGTTTTGGTGCCAATCAACTTTTCTTTGAACAACACCGTTTGCAACTATTTTTTCTTTAACTGGATTAATAAAATTCATCTGTATTGCCTTCGCCCCCATCACATCCGCTTCTTTCTCCAATCCGACATCATCATTTACATTTACTTTCCCTTTCATTTGCAGGGTAGGTTTAACCCGCCCTTGCTTCTGCTGCACCACATGCCATGCTTCATGAGGTAAATGTTTTTCTTGTCCTGAGGCTAAATGAATCTCCGTTCCTTGAGCATAAGCATGAGCATTGAGTTGAGCAGGCTTAGCAGAATTGTAATTGACTTTTACATCATTCATAGAGTAACCCGACAGACTTTCAATACCAGATTTGAGATTATCAGGCAGGCCTGTGTTGTTTCTCTTTTTTTGGATAGGGTAGGTGGGAGATGGATTATTGTTAGCTAGTTCTTGAATTTTTTTCAATTGGTGCGTTTCAGGACGCTTGTCCACAAATTGAAATGTCCCCCTTGCTATTTTCTTCGATTTGGTGACAGACTCAGCAATTGTTTTTTTGCCCTCTTGATTTTTTATAGCATGTGTTTTCACCTATACTTATACCAAAAAGATAAAAAGGTTACCCACCTCATTCATTCATAGAAAATGTTAGGGTTTTAGTCGTATTGGTAATCTGCTAGTTTGAATTTGGTTTCTCCAATTATACCGTACATCTTTTTTGTTAGTCCGCTCCGATAGTGGGAGTATTCGTATCCGTATTCTGTGATTTCAGTTGTTGCTTTCTGAATATCAACTTCTCGCTTATAAATAACTTGATTCACTGAGTTAAACACCAATGAAATATTATATGAATATGTATCAATGTTCCCTGCATTAGGTCGATAATAAAATTCTCTTTTTGAGTAGTTGAGAGTATCACCTTTAATGTCGACTAAGTTAAAAACTATTGAATCTTTACGGTTTGAATATGTCTGTTTTTGTCTCTTTATCGTCTCGTTAGAGTTATACTCATATGCAGTGAAGGTCGAATCAATTCTTGAAGGGTTATTAATGTCTAAGGTTTGAACGCAAAGTATTTCATCGTTCATTTAATTGTATCGATATACTTTTTTAGCGAGCAATTCCTTTCTTCGATGGTATTCTTTTGAAATCGTTCGTCCTAGTTCATTGAGTTCCTCCAATGTCCAGTAGCCTCCGCCACCAGAACCACTAAAACTTCTTGTAGTAATCGAACTAATCCCTTTCATGGCCTCTTCTTTTTTTAAGAGTTGAGATTGAGCCATTAATGTGTTCAGAAGTAGAAGGAGGACTGTGAAGGTTCTCATAATTCCTGCTAACGTACAGCTATCGGGCGTATGTCCGCAGCTAGTGAAAAGCAGCAATGTAGTGAAATCTGCCGAAGCTCACAACGGTTCCAAATGGCACTGCGTTCCGAAAATCAAAAATCTTGCGAGCAAAAGATGGTAGAAAGCACTGCCGATTCTCAGCGGCAGATTCACGGTCGAATTGCACTGCAACCAGCCAGAAAGCACTAAGACATATGCCCGATCAGCGTCTGTTATCAGCTTTATTCCGGTTCTGGTTTGTCAGTTAAGACCCATGGAATTTTGCACTCAAATTCGATTTGCACCAGTTCTTTCGTTTCCGAAAAAGCTGTTAAGGCGTTCCCATACCGAAAGCCAATGCTGAAGTTCTCAGATATAGGAGTTAGTTCAAGGGTATATCCGTTCCCGTCATGTCCAGTTGGGACTTCACAGTTCGGTCCTTCGAAGTTTCCCTTGAAATGAAACCAACCACCGTAATAATGTTGTTCGGGTGCAGTTCGTGCGTAATGACTTACTTCTGTTTCCTTCATCCAATTGATACCGAGTTTGTTAAAAAGTTCCTTGATTTCAGTTGGGTAGATGTTCGTTCGTTGAGCTGCAAAGTTCAGGCAGTTGTCACACCCACAAGACTCAACTCCTGGTGTTTCAATCCGTTCGTAAGTTTCCGAAATTGTTTGTTTGTCGACTGAAAAGTTCCAGTTCTTGAAGTTCAGGTTAACTCTGCTCATGGAAGTGGATTGCTGATAACAAATGGCTAACGTAATGTGTGTTATCCACTATATGTTTTTTCCCAAATCTAATGGATTAATAATTTGTTTGAAACTCGTATTGGCAACGTGAGTATAGATTTCTGTGGTTTGCGTAGAATTATGACCCAGCAGCGTCTGGATATATCGAATATCGGTTCCATTCTCTAGAAAATGTGTAGCAAAAGAATGTCGGAGCATATGAGGGGTGACTCGCTTCCTGATGCCTGCCTTTTTTGCCGCTTTGCTCACTATTTTACCAACGCTCGTTCCGCTGTAGGGCTCTTTTTTCGCACTTTCAAATAAGAATTTAGTTGGTCGATATTCCTTAAAATATTGACGCAATTCATTCAGCATACTTTCATTGAGCAATGTATATCGATCTTTGCCTCGTTTTCCGTCTCGCACTTTGATCATCATTCTGTTGCTTTCAATGTCCGTTGGAATGAGGTTGAGCAATTCTCCACGGCGCAATCCTGCAGAATAAAGTAAACTTATGATGCATCGATGTTTGATATTCTGTGTAACGCCAATCATCTTCATCACTTCTTTATGACTAAGCACCTCAGGTAACTTCTCCTTTTTTTGTGGTCGATCCACTTCATAAAATCGATTGGGCATTCCCATCACTACTTCGTAATAAAACTTGATAGCATTGATGGATTGATTGATATAGGCATCAGAACGCTTCTCGCCAATTAGAAATTTTAAATAGGCATTAATCTGTATTTCTGAAAGCTCATTGATTGGCTCATTTTCATAGTAATTGATAAATTTTTCAAATAGCGTAATGTAAGCCCGTGCAGTACTTGTAGCGTATTTTTTTAATTCCAGTTTCTGATAAAACTCCTCCGGACAATATCTCCAGCCTTCTTTGGGTAGTCGCTGACGGTAGCTGTCTACAGATAGCTCCTCATGTCCGTTTCTGACGGGTCTATTTGGAAAGAAATGCGAGCAGTTAATCCAGCATACTCCTTTGAATTTTGAAAAAATAAGATTCAAGTTTTCAGAATGGTTGGGTAGATACACCATGCCAAATTTTTCACTCCATCTAACTTCAGGCAAATCTTTCACAAGTGCCTGAATTACCTTGTCAGGATAAAATTTAAGACCAATCATCTTTTTGTTGTTGATAAAAAGATGTTTTAACGTGATATGTTTGGGTGTTTGAGTCGAATTCATGAGGCAAACCACGAAAAAAATAAAACAATAAGGTTATTTTTAAACGTGTAGTTACGTTTATAAACGTTTAATAACACGCTTATTTCACCAACCGAATCTGTATGGAAACTTCAAAATGCCTGCATTGCAATAAATCGATAACAGGTCGACAAGACAAGAGATTTTGTGATGCACAGTGCCGCTCTAATTTTCACAATCAAAACAAAAGAAAACATGAACGAGTGATGGGCGCCATCAACCGTCAGATTCGAAAAAACCGAACCATATTAAAAACACTTTGTCCTGAGGGCAAGGCTACTGTTCGAAAAGAAAGATTGTTGGACATGGGTTTTTCATTTCAATATTTCTCTTCTCAGTATATAGAAGGAAAGTTGCGCTATTATTTTTCTTACGAATATGGATTTGCTCCCATTATTCAGCACTCTCGTACAGAAGGTGCTCCTGTTCGCAAAGTGATTATTATACAATATCAAGAAAGTATGAAAGGGGCATTTGACCCTTGGCAGGGTCTCTGACTATATTTAAATACTATTATCGCTTGCCCAATATTTTTCTCAACCGATTATTAATTATCTCTGAGAGGTTCCAGAGTAGTAAGTCTTTATCAGTAGTGTTGTAGAATTGAATGACTACTGTGTCTATATCTTTATAGTAATTGGCAAAACTTTGATAGCCTGGTACCCAGCCAGAATGCTCATATTTGTAAATAGAAGTATAGATTTCTTGCTCATCGTTTTCGAACACTGATCCGTCATTCAATGCTCTTAAGAAGAGGCCGACATCTTCAGCTGTTGCTACCATTCCAAGATCGTCAGGCTTTAAATCGTACGGATGTCCAACATGGTAACCACTCATTACATCGTCCATATTTGTTTCTTTCAGTGATTCATAGGTATTGGTCAGATTGAGAGGCTCCAGGATTTCATTTTGCACAAATCGGAAGGTGTCGTGCCCTAGCTCATTACTCATGATCCTTCCAAGCAGTAGGTAGTTGGTGTTGCAATATTCATAGTCTTCTCCTGGATCAAAGTTTGCCGGTAGGTCCAGAATCAAGGAAAGATTTTCCTCATAAGTTCGAGAAGGAGCTGCCCAGAAGTTTGGTGCATTTGTATAATTGACAATCCCGCTTCGATGCTGAATCATGTTTCGCAATGTGATCTTCTCAGCATTTTCTATTCTGTCTGCCAATTCTGGCAGGTAATCAGCGAGTGTTTTGTCCAATGACAATCGCCCGGCACTTACCAATTTGGTTACGGCTACGGCATCATATAGCTTGCTGATACTCGCAATTTTGAACAGCGCGTGAGGATCTGCGGGTATGCGTTTTTCTCTATCATGCCATCCCGCTGCATAATAGGAAGGGGCTTCGCCTGCCTGATCTACATAGACGATCATGCCCTCATAGCCATATCCGATGGCTTCTTCCATTTGCGCTGGCAGCGTATCGGGCAGCGGCCGTATCCACGCCCAGACCAAAGTCCAGGGCACGAAGAACAAAGAGATTACGGTTCCTGTGAATAATAGAAATCTGGTAATGTTTCTGGTTTTATTGGTCATAAGATTAAATTCTTTAGGTTATTTATTATTTCGCCTGAACGAACCTTCTTACTAATCTAACTTGATATAAATGATCTTCAAAATCATGATTTATGCATTCAAATTTCGGTCTTGTTTTTAAGGATTCGAATTGTGCGCTTATAGACACTTTTGAGTCTGAGCCAATATATTTCTTTGCCACTAGTACTTACGAACTGCACTACTACTGCATCCATTTCGCTATGGTAACGTGCGATGCTCGTATAGCCTGGTAACCAACCTGTATGTTCGTAAGGATATACCGATGTATAAATGGCCTGCTCATCAGGTGAGAATAAGGTGCCATCAATGAGCGCCCTCAAAAAGATACTCACATCCTCCGCAGTGGCAATCATGGATCCTCCAGGCAAAGGAAATTCCAAATCTCTTAAGTCAGATCCCCCACTTTTTAGGTAGCCACTCATGACTTTTTGCATATCTACCTCGCTTGGAACATTGTAGGTGTTTTTTAAACCAAGTGGCTCTAATATTTCTTCACGAATGTACTTATGATGGGAGTAACCTAATGTCCGATCCAAGATTTCACCGATTAATAAATAGTTGCTGTTAGAGTAGCCATATTTCTTGTTAGGTTTAAAAACCGCCGGTTTATCATAAATTCTTGCGGCAAATGAGAGGTGATCGACAAATGATTCTCCTGCAACCTCTGGCTCAAAACTATAATCTAGCAACCCACTTCTATGTTGAATCATCATTTTGAGTGTGATTTCATTAGCGTATTCAATCTTGCCTTCAACTTCAGGGATCAGTTCGCCAAGTGTCTGATCCAGTGACAGTTTTTCCTCAGATATCAACAAGATAGTAGCTGCAGCTATATATAGCTTACTGATACTAGCGATTTTGAACAATGCATTTGGATCGGCGGGAATTTGGTCTTCTCTGTTTTTCCATCCTGCTGCATACAATTGAATTTCACCCGGTCGATTCACACAAACGATGACACCATCCATACCATGATCTACCGCATCTTTTAATTGTTCCTCAACTGTGTTTGGCAGAGGCCGTAGTCCCAAAGCACAACCCGACAAAAGAACCATGACATAAGCTAATGCTATCGATGGAATGGTTGGAAGAGATATTGATATGCTCTTTTTCATTTTTGAATTGTACTTATAATCTGATATCCAAAGAATTGGAATTCTGACTTATCGGAAAATGGTTTAAAAATTAAACCCTACATATATATTGGGTTCAAAAAGAAAGTAGTTTACCCATTTATCGTCCAACTCTTTAAATCCATCCGGAGCATTGTTATCGAACATCCAGTGTTGACAATGAACCTGAGGTTCTATGAACCATCGTTTTTTCTTACCCAATGCGATATGGTAGCCCAAGTGATAGGAATTATAAAGTTTAAAACCATTTCCAAGTTTATTACCGTCTAGGTCGATATAGGTTTGAAATTGTGGTAGAACTTCCACAGTTGCAAATAGACCCTTCCATA
The sequence above is drawn from the Reichenbachiella sp. genome and encodes:
- a CDS encoding ABC transporter ATP-binding protein, producing the protein MSEIIKTTEIGRKYVMGAETIHALKTISISIKKGEYVAFMGPSGSGKSTLMNIIGCLDTPSAGTYILNNHDVSDLDENELAEIRNKEIGFVFQTFNLLPRSTALENVALPLVYAGMGKSDREERALEVLEGVGLADRALHRPNELSGGQRQRVAIARALVNNPSIILADEPTGNLDTKTSYDIMELFEQLHSQGNTIIMVTHEEDIAQYAHRIIRLRDGVIESDERNIDIRKVAPVEEVE
- a CDS encoding SRPBCC family protein is translated as MSESNDAANRTLTLERTFNAPISLVWEAWTKPEHIAQWWGPEGMETKVNKHDFRVGGEWEYAMTMPDGNVFIAEGIYTAIVEMEKICSTADFKPMTEGVEIQAYFEADGEQTKFTFKCVHATEEYCKQQEEMGFYNGWGSVFNRLADFVVAR
- a CDS encoding metalloregulator ArsR/SmtB family transcription factor, producing the protein MRRDIFQAIADPVRRDIIELLAENALTVNAVAEQFDVSRPAISKHLKILKECDVIDIKQKGRERYCIIQPKTLIPAFVWMEQYRELWENKLDSFEKYLNKLQTEKSKP
- a CDS encoding DMT family transporter; the protein is MNRSITLLLLILTMLFWAVNFHVTKIALAHYSPMAVAFWRFLFGVIILIGVMAIQYGKGLMKVRISLRSFGLICLVSFFGIFLTIYFFNKGLQTASAVSGSLILATSPIMTAILAYFFLNRKFSSIQLGAMAISIIGVVILLVKGDFSKLLEMELETGDLYILGMALVFSLSQIIVDKYLSGVNSILMTTISVIIGLLMFTAVSTPELMTTPLPMEWSFWISVSFMGILGTGVGYVAFYYAVVKLGATTTALYGNLIPFFTVMLAIPFGEEVFTSQLIGGLVIISGLLLFGQSKKG
- a CDS encoding DUF4157 domain-containing protein, whose amino-acid sequence is MKTHAIKNQEGKKTIAESVTKSKKIARGTFQFVDKRPETHQLKKIQELANNNPSPTYPIQKKRNNTGLPDNLKSGIESLSGYSMNDVKVNYNSAKPAQLNAHAYAQGTEIHLASGQEKHLPHEAWHVVQQKQGRVKPTLQMKGKVNVNDDVGLEKEADVMGAKAIQMNFINPVKEKIVANGVVQRKVDWHQNSNTLNNSNSVVQRTPSSLRVNKEWSAPSGYIKNPAKQLKESLEAYASIRTDANLDERTVKLNIVEGEINNFRRNHPVNQIEPGSVVMKVMAHLGTLERMIAEERAQIAQSRDAQTGGHPQVRHGADLSDLALIDRLIRQQDRADDNATSDTSSRFDNDVQMNDSMTDATTELNNARLATDAAFTPLIAAHTASWNALIPTGGTPGFNAAKKVVNTTYKNLKAEKTNNNHLATAAGGGTRIPIKLYNELNFAAMNAAPLGIPTAVNNLVKSTQRGYAIKNPQKAPFGRAFELTANAKAALAAAKAAAKAAGKPLDPLWHTRGGELPAQAAAQPQATLTVRRPGIMDVTALPPATGWQLITHYPIPAIAGKEITG
- the xerA gene encoding site-specific tyrosine recombinase/integron integrase — encoded protein: MIGLKFYPDKVIQALVKDLPEVRWSEKFGMVYLPNHSENLNLIFSKFKGVCWINCSHFFPNRPVRNGHEELSVDSYRQRLPKEGWRYCPEEFYQKLELKKYATSTARAYITLFEKFINYYENEPINELSEIQINAYLKFLIGEKRSDAYINQSINAIKFYYEVVMGMPNRFYEVDRPQKKEKLPEVLSHKEVMKMIGVTQNIKHRCIISLLYSAGLRRGELLNLIPTDIESNRMMIKVRDGKRGKDRYTLLNESMLNELRQYFKEYRPTKFLFESAKKEPYSGTSVGKIVSKAAKKAGIRKRVTPHMLRHSFATHFLENGTDIRYIQTLLGHNSTQTTEIYTHVANTSFKQIINPLDLGKNI
- a CDS encoding serine hydrolase domain-containing protein, which codes for MTNKTRNITRFLLFTGTVISLFFVPWTLVWAWIRPLPDTLPAQMEEAIGYGYEGMIVYVDQAGEAPSYYAAGWHDREKRIPADPHALFKIASISKLYDAVAVTKLVSAGRLSLDKTLADYLPELADRIENAEKITLRNMIQHRSGIVNYTNAPNFWAAPSRTYEENLSLILDLPANFDPGEDYEYCNTNYLLLGRIMSNELGHDTFRFVQNEILEPLNLTNTYESLKETNMDDVMSGYHVGHPYDLKPDDLGMVATAEDVGLFLRALNDGSVFENDEQEIYTSIYKYEHSGWVPGYQSFANYYKDIDTVVIQFYNTTDKDLLLWNLSEIINNRLRKILGKR
- a CDS encoding serine hydrolase domain-containing protein, producing MKKSISISLPTIPSIALAYVMVLLSGCALGLRPLPNTVEEQLKDAVDHGMDGVIVCVNRPGEIQLYAAGWKNREDQIPADPNALFKIASISKLYIAAATILLISEEKLSLDQTLGELIPEVEGKIEYANEITLKMMIQHRSGLLDYSFEPEVAGESFVDHLSFAARIYDKPAVFKPNKKYGYSNSNYLLIGEILDRTLGYSHHKYIREEILEPLGLKNTYNVPSEVDMQKVMSGYLKSGGSDLRDLEFPLPGGSMIATAEDVSIFLRALIDGTLFSPDEQAIYTSVYPYEHTGWLPGYTSIARYHSEMDAVVVQFVSTSGKEIYWLRLKSVYKRTIRILKNKTEI